The Clostridium sp. AWRP genome has a window encoding:
- a CDS encoding leucine-rich repeat protein — translation MLKRKIEMIICVSMVCSMTFTAVDSLNLNRVYAETSNTDTSVAGETQRFTTDNSQGSIVINNVKLKSKLAQAAGKGSDYTGDLTSADLASIKGSIDLSNLDIKDSDMDVMKYLTGVSSINLSNNTAITYNGFNKKYFDWTTPKNLNFSGCTGIKLFTMASYGMFAFSDCKNLTSIDLPERIQAIPIGCFTGCTGLTSVKIPASVLSIRKTAFQNCTSLKCVKVQGSTNTLEDDCFSGCTGLSILDMTGTKLISKDTTSIGCPSTTVLLYGQDGKLSPGEVSIGVGETKAVTSEIPSDKTITWGSSDTSVVTVSDKGEVTGVKPGTAYVYAKASDDTYGGLCSVTVTDNGKDKDKSMQITTDLAKGTTFKLGNDAKISINVKNNSTETQEASLILSLFNKDNNKFISSVSAHKNIAAGDSADLTGSMKLPTQGNYEIRAFVWNNLDDMRPISDVITIPINDTGK, via the coding sequence ATGTTAAAAAGGAAAATTGAAATGATAATCTGTGTTTCTATGGTATGTTCCATGACATTTACTGCAGTAGATTCATTGAATTTGAACCGTGTCTATGCAGAAACCTCTAATACAGATACATCTGTGGCAGGTGAAACACAAAGATTTACAACAGATAACAGCCAGGGATCTATTGTTATTAATAATGTAAAGCTGAAGAGTAAACTTGCACAAGCAGCAGGAAAAGGAAGTGATTATACAGGAGATTTGACGTCAGCTGACCTTGCATCAATAAAAGGATCAATTGATCTATCAAATTTAGATATTAAAGATAGTGATATGGATGTAATGAAATATCTTACAGGAGTATCATCTATAAATTTATCCAATAATACAGCTATAACATATAATGGATTTAATAAAAAATATTTTGACTGGACAACACCAAAGAATTTGAACTTCAGTGGATGTACAGGAATAAAATTATTTACTATGGCAAGTTATGGTATGTTTGCATTTTCAGACTGCAAGAATTTAACATCTATAGATTTACCAGAGAGAATACAGGCTATTCCTATAGGCTGCTTTACAGGCTGCACAGGATTGACTTCTGTGAAAATACCGGCTTCAGTTTTATCTATAAGAAAAACTGCCTTTCAAAATTGTACTTCACTTAAGTGTGTAAAGGTTCAAGGCAGCACAAACACACTGGAAGATGATTGCTTTTCAGGCTGTACAGGACTTTCTATACTTGATATGACAGGTACAAAGCTTATATCCAAAGATACTACAAGTATAGGGTGTCCCTCTACTACAGTATTACTATATGGCCAGGACGGTAAATTGTCACCAGGGGAAGTATCCATAGGAGTTGGCGAAACAAAGGCTGTTACTTCAGAAATTCCATCTGATAAAACTATTACATGGGGAAGTAGTGATACTAGTGTGGTAACAGTTTCAGATAAAGGTGAAGTAACAGGAGTAAAACCGGGAACAGCATATGTTTATGCAAAAGCCAGTGATGATACTTACGGTGGACTTTGTAGTGTGACTGTGACTGATAATGGTAAAGATAAAGATAAATCCATGCAGATAACTACCGATTTGGCAAAAGGTACAACGTTTAAACTTGGAAATGATGCTAAAATATCTATAAATGTAAAAAATAATTCTACGGAGACTCAAGAAGCTTCATTGATATTGTCATTGTTTAATAAAGACAATAATAAGTTTATAAGTTCTGTATCCGCACATAAGAATATTGCAGCAGGGGATTCAGCTGATTTAACGGGTAGTATGAAACTTCCAACACAAGGCAACTATGAAATAAGGGCATTTGTTTGGAATAATTTAGATGATATGAGACCTATTTCTGATGTCATAACTATACCAATTAATGATACAGG